A genomic region of Enterococcus sp. 12C11_DIV0727 contains the following coding sequences:
- a CDS encoding hemolysin family protein, with protein sequence MLAINFLILLLMIAITAFFVASEFALVKIRMSRLEQLKKDGVKNAELAIHVTHHLDAYLSTSQLGITLTGLIIGWVGEGSVAALLHPLLGDLPISSAISSTISIVLGFVIVTYIVVVVGELFPKSYSIAQPEKVVLAVVKPLHYFYKVMYPFIWLLNHSAAKLGQLFGIKLVSEGEETLTQEELLYVADDSYKKGELTKEEYYYMENVFEFDDTLAKEIQVDRTSMEVFEADETVAQAIQHSLKRGHTRYPVIEESKDNVLGYVTLPALIKESFINDQRKVSELVEEPIVAITTIPIKSLLTMMRKEGKHIAILKDEYGGTTGMVTIEDILEELVGDIRDETDLENALIAKEADNSYIVSGKITLDDFERYFRIKIPTFEASEMSTLAGFIVEQKNNQIAVGDQIKIDGFTLEVLDYEHAHIDYFKVTKATE encoded by the coding sequence ATGCTTGCAATAAATTTTTTAATATTACTGTTAATGATTGCGATCACTGCATTTTTTGTGGCTAGTGAATTTGCATTAGTAAAAATTCGGATGTCACGGTTAGAGCAGTTAAAAAAAGACGGTGTCAAAAATGCAGAATTAGCAATTCACGTGACGCATCATTTAGATGCCTATTTGTCTACAAGCCAATTGGGGATTACTTTAACAGGATTGATCATTGGTTGGGTAGGTGAAGGATCCGTTGCGGCATTACTGCATCCCTTATTAGGTGATCTGCCGATTAGTAGTGCAATCAGCAGTACGATTTCAATTGTTTTAGGCTTTGTGATTGTTACCTACATTGTGGTGGTTGTGGGAGAATTATTTCCTAAAAGTTACAGTATTGCCCAACCAGAGAAGGTTGTTTTGGCAGTTGTGAAGCCACTGCATTACTTTTATAAAGTGATGTATCCCTTTATTTGGTTGCTCAATCATTCGGCTGCTAAATTAGGACAACTATTTGGGATTAAACTAGTCTCAGAAGGAGAAGAAACACTCACTCAAGAAGAGCTGTTGTACGTAGCAGATGACTCCTATAAAAAAGGTGAATTAACAAAAGAAGAATATTATTACATGGAAAATGTATTTGAATTTGATGATACGCTAGCCAAAGAAATTCAGGTCGATCGGACATCAATGGAAGTTTTTGAAGCGGATGAAACAGTAGCTCAAGCCATTCAACATTCGTTAAAGCGAGGACATACACGTTATCCAGTAATCGAAGAGTCTAAAGATAATGTCTTAGGGTATGTGACATTGCCAGCCTTGATCAAGGAGTCATTTATCAACGATCAAAGAAAAGTCAGTGAATTAGTAGAAGAGCCAATCGTGGCGATAACAACGATCCCAATTAAAAGTCTATTGACGATGATGCGTAAAGAAGGAAAACATATTGCGATTTTAAAAGATGAATACGGTGGAACGACCGGGATGGTGACCATAGAAGATATTTTAGAAGAATTAGTCGGAGATATCAGAGATGAAACAGATCTGGAGAACGCTTTGATCGCCAAAGAAGCAGACAATTCTTATATCGTCTCCGGAAAAATCACACTCGATGATTTTGAACGCTATTTTAGAATTAAAATCCCAACCTTTGAAGCCTCTGAAATGTCCACTCTAGCTGGTTTTATTGTAGAACAAAAAAATAATCAAATCGCTGTAGGTGATCAAATCAAGATTGATGGATTTACGCTTGAGGTACTTGATTATGAACATGCGCATATTGATTATTTTAAAGTAACAAAAGCAACTGAATAG
- a CDS encoding epoxyqueuosine reductase QueH, with amino-acid sequence MINLTEITEKMSPNQKINYDRVLQKVIAEWEKATIRPTILLHSCCAPCSTYSLEYLTQYADVTIFFANSNIHPRAEYQRREIVQQKFVEDFNQQTNNQVRFLAAPYEPNKFIQMVQEKELTEEPEGGKRCSACFQMRLDIVAEKAQELGYDYFGSALTLSPKKNSQLINEIGIDIQKFYATNYLPSDFKKNNGYKRSIELCKEYDVYRQCYCGCMFAATKQGVDLKAVNKEAKEFLAKQEK; translated from the coding sequence TTGATAAATCTAACAGAAATAACGGAGAAGATGTCTCCAAATCAAAAGATAAATTATGACCGTGTTTTACAAAAAGTCATCGCAGAATGGGAAAAAGCAACGATTCGACCTACGATTTTACTTCATAGTTGTTGTGCGCCCTGCAGTACCTATTCACTTGAATATCTGACGCAATATGCGGATGTGACGATTTTTTTTGCGAATTCAAATATTCATCCGAGAGCAGAATATCAGCGTCGGGAAATCGTTCAGCAAAAATTTGTCGAGGATTTTAATCAGCAGACAAACAATCAGGTTCGATTTTTAGCAGCGCCATATGAGCCCAATAAATTTATTCAAATGGTACAAGAAAAAGAGCTAACAGAAGAGCCGGAAGGCGGCAAACGTTGCTCAGCCTGCTTTCAAATGCGTTTGGATATCGTGGCAGAAAAGGCACAAGAATTAGGCTATGACTATTTTGGCAGTGCGCTAACGTTATCACCAAAGAAAAATAGTCAATTGATCAATGAGATTGGGATTGATATTCAAAAGTTTTATGCCACTAATTATTTACCAAGTGATTTTAAGAAAAATAATGGTTATAAGCGTTCAATCGAATTATGCAAAGAGTACGATGTCTATCGCCAATGCTACTGTGGCTGTATGTTTGCCGCAACAAAGCAAGGTGTAGATTTAAAAGCTGTGAATAAAGAGGCGAAAGAATTCTTGGCAAAACAAGAAAAATAG
- the metE gene encoding 5-methyltetrahydropteroyltriglutamate--homocysteine S-methyltransferase, translating to MKTSIIGFPRVGELRELKFATEKYFRNELSAEELESIGKELRKKHWQLLVDQGIDFIPSGDFSFFDTTLDTAVLLNIVPKKYQALQLSPLETYFALARGYQGASGDVTALAMKKWFNTNYHYMVPEIDDDTELKLVGDTLFTTFNEGKDAGVITRPTIVGPFTLLKLATYHGSKQAPDFYEAAINAYTEIFNRLAGSGCQWLQIDEPALVLDLSPVEVQQFKGLYQKLLAKKGDLKILVQTYFGDVRDAYQELIDLSFDGIGLDFVEGRKTVSLLEKYGFPKDKLLFAGIVNGKNIWKNNYKETLALLEKIKSFGDVVLNTSCSLLHVPFTLANETGLTKKVADHFAFAVEKLAELNDLKQIIANKDLNQDLLNTNLVLFAQERFSKNEHVAQQVQALTEQDFVRLPSLNERAVVQKDKLNLPILPTTTIGSFPQTKEVKQNRAKFKKGEITETQYTDFNKKKIAECVAFQEEIGLDVLVHGEFERNDMVEYFGESLDGYLFTEKAWVQSYGTRCVKPPIIWGDVSRSNPITVSYSKYAQTLTDKPMKGMLTGPVTILNWSFPREDISLREATLQLALAIQEEVLDLEANGIGIIQIDEAALREKLPLRQTDWHSEYLDWAIPAFRLVHSKVQPTTQIHTHMCYSEFADIIQDIDNMDADVISFEASRSNLNILDALKTIDFQTQVGPGVYDIHSPRVPSIEEIETTIHSILNKLPIEKVWVNPDCGLKTRGVPETEASLRNLVLAAEKVRGGV from the coding sequence ATGAAAACATCGATTATCGGGTTCCCACGTGTGGGAGAATTGAGAGAATTAAAATTTGCAACGGAAAAGTATTTTAGAAACGAATTATCAGCAGAAGAATTAGAATCAATAGGAAAAGAGTTACGTAAAAAACATTGGCAGCTGTTGGTTGATCAGGGAATCGATTTTATTCCAAGTGGCGATTTTTCATTTTTTGATACCACATTGGATACAGCGGTTTTATTGAATATTGTGCCTAAAAAATACCAAGCGCTACAATTATCACCGTTAGAAACTTATTTTGCCTTGGCTAGAGGTTATCAAGGAGCGTCAGGAGATGTGACGGCCTTGGCAATGAAGAAATGGTTTAATACCAATTATCATTATATGGTTCCTGAAATCGATGATGATACAGAATTAAAACTGGTTGGAGATACATTATTTACCACTTTTAATGAAGGGAAAGATGCTGGGGTTATTACGCGACCAACAATTGTAGGCCCGTTTACCTTATTAAAACTAGCGACGTATCACGGTTCAAAACAGGCACCTGATTTTTATGAGGCGGCGATTAACGCATATACCGAGATTTTCAATCGCTTAGCTGGCTCAGGTTGCCAGTGGCTTCAAATTGATGAACCGGCTTTAGTTTTAGATCTATCCCCAGTAGAAGTGCAACAATTCAAGGGTTTATACCAAAAATTATTGGCTAAAAAAGGTGATTTGAAAATCTTGGTTCAAACTTATTTCGGAGACGTTCGAGATGCGTATCAAGAATTGATCGATTTATCTTTTGATGGTATTGGATTAGATTTTGTAGAAGGTAGAAAAACAGTAAGCCTACTTGAAAAATATGGATTTCCTAAAGATAAATTATTATTTGCCGGGATTGTTAATGGCAAAAATATTTGGAAGAACAACTATAAAGAAACGTTAGCATTGCTTGAAAAAATTAAATCATTTGGTGATGTCGTATTAAATACGTCCTGTTCATTACTACATGTTCCGTTTACCTTAGCCAATGAAACAGGACTAACAAAAAAAGTGGCAGATCATTTCGCCTTTGCTGTAGAAAAATTAGCTGAATTAAATGATCTAAAGCAAATCATTGCAAATAAGGATCTCAATCAAGACCTACTGAATACTAATCTTGTCTTATTCGCACAAGAGCGGTTTTCTAAAAATGAACACGTAGCACAACAAGTCCAAGCGTTGACTGAACAAGATTTTGTTCGCTTACCATCTTTAAACGAACGTGCAGTGGTTCAAAAAGATAAATTAAACCTACCGATCTTACCTACAACAACGATTGGTTCTTTCCCACAAACAAAAGAAGTTAAACAAAATCGGGCAAAATTTAAAAAGGGTGAAATTACTGAAACACAATATACTGATTTCAATAAGAAAAAAATCGCTGAATGTGTCGCTTTCCAAGAAGAAATCGGTTTAGATGTCTTAGTTCATGGAGAGTTTGAGCGTAATGACATGGTGGAATATTTTGGTGAAAGCCTAGATGGCTATTTGTTTACTGAAAAAGCTTGGGTCCAATCATATGGAACACGCTGTGTAAAACCACCAATCATTTGGGGAGATGTTTCACGTTCAAATCCAATTACTGTTTCCTACTCGAAATATGCCCAAACCTTAACGGATAAACCAATGAAAGGAATGCTGACAGGACCAGTAACGATCTTGAATTGGTCATTTCCTCGTGAGGATATCAGTTTAAGAGAGGCAACCTTGCAATTAGCCTTAGCGATCCAAGAAGAGGTATTGGATTTAGAAGCAAACGGTATCGGGATTATTCAAATAGATGAAGCAGCCTTACGTGAAAAACTACCCTTACGCCAAACTGATTGGCATTCTGAGTACTTAGACTGGGCAATACCGGCTTTCCGTCTTGTTCATAGTAAAGTGCAGCCGACGACACAAATTCATACACATATGTGTTATAGCGAGTTTGCGGATATTATTCAAGATATCGATAATATGGATGCCGATGTTATTTCATTTGAAGCTTCCCGTTCAAATCTAAATATTTTAGATGCTTTAAAAACCATTGATTTTCAAACACAAGTAGGACCTGGGGTTTATGATATTCATTCACCTCGTGTTCCTTCTATAGAAGAAATCGAAACAACGATCCATAGTATTTTAAACAAATTACCTATCGAAAAAGTCTGGGTCAATCCTGATTGCGGCCTAAAAACACGAGGTGTGCCGGAAACAGAAGCTAGTTTAAGAAACTTAGTCCTTGCAGCAGAAAAGGTACGTGGAGGGGTGTAA
- a CDS encoding signal peptidase I, with protein MPRKTPVRKNIRSKDEKARQSTPERLRGRQIYANSTRAYLENERYEQRTIKKRPRPTEQRSRNDFYENSRGFEYPETPHQRRPRRSIPTRRTSDEYYKGPQSPQPSVKSPGVLVFSFFSNLVFYGVTIGIIIMAVMFSFSSKSTASIFGYRFYTVLTNSMAPQEEGPKGGFYAGDIVIVKLMDGDQIKKDDIVTFAVGDGTRYLTHRMVERKEELNGEKGNYLVTKGDANKSNDPPITADRVLGKVVFAVPKIGNVIEFAREEFWACLVCILSLYGFFLVLKSYLFTSEGEQIRKRHRERPRYERQY; from the coding sequence ATGCCGAGAAAAACGCCTGTCCGAAAGAATATTCGCTCTAAAGACGAAAAGGCAAGGCAAAGTACTCCAGAACGTTTACGAGGTCGTCAGATATATGCGAATTCTACTAGAGCATATTTGGAAAATGAACGATATGAACAACGTACTATAAAAAAACGACCGCGACCAACTGAACAAAGGTCTCGCAATGATTTTTATGAAAACTCTAGAGGTTTTGAATATCCAGAAACACCTCATCAAAGAAGACCACGTCGGTCGATTCCTACAAGGAGAACAAGCGATGAGTATTATAAAGGACCTCAATCTCCGCAGCCTAGTGTAAAAAGTCCAGGTGTATTGGTATTTTCTTTCTTTAGTAATTTAGTTTTTTATGGTGTTACGATTGGAATCATCATTATGGCAGTTATGTTTTCATTCAGTTCAAAGTCAACAGCATCAATTTTCGGTTATCGTTTTTATACAGTTTTGACTAATTCTATGGCTCCACAAGAAGAGGGGCCAAAAGGCGGATTCTATGCTGGAGATATCGTCATTGTTAAACTTATGGATGGTGATCAGATCAAAAAAGATGATATTGTAACGTTTGCAGTTGGAGATGGGACACGTTATTTGACTCATAGAATGGTCGAGCGGAAAGAGGAATTAAATGGAGAAAAAGGCAATTACCTTGTTACTAAAGGTGATGCGAATAAAAGCAATGATCCACCAATAACAGCAGATCGAGTATTAGGTAAAGTCGTGTTTGCTGTGCCAAAGATAGGCAATGTTATAGAGTTTGCTCGAGAAGAATTTTGGGCCTGTCTGGTTTGTATTCTCTCGTTGTATGGTTTCTTTTTAGTGCTGAAATCCTACCTGTTTACGTCAGAGGGAGAACAAATTAGGAAAAGACATAGGGAACGACCAAGGTATGAAAGGCAATATTAA
- a CDS encoding L-lactate dehydrogenase has protein sequence MRKVGIIGLGHVGATLAYTIVTENLVDELVLIDKDEKLAISEEYDLLDAQVFLTGKTKIIIQDYQALRDASVIVFCAGQISALGEDGDRFKELEITSRIAEETAPKIKQSGFNGIIVTITNPCDVIAAYMQKLTGFDTNQVFGTGTMLDTARMQQAVSRNVSIDSRNVGGYVYGEHGDSQFVAWSTVTIGDRPLLTWNSELDLNQLDEAVRAGGWNAFAGKGYTSYGIATCGARLIRMILNDAKTIVSVSAYDDQMDSYYGQPVVIGKNGIESFISCPLTEKEQNSLKESVQIIKNGLANLPFKQ, from the coding sequence ATGCGTAAGGTAGGGATCATCGGGTTAGGACATGTAGGTGCAACATTAGCTTATACAATAGTAACTGAAAACTTAGTTGACGAACTGGTTTTGATCGATAAAGATGAAAAGCTAGCGATTTCTGAAGAATATGATTTATTAGATGCACAAGTTTTTTTGACGGGTAAAACGAAGATTATCATTCAAGATTATCAAGCATTAAGAGACGCATCGGTCATTGTTTTTTGTGCAGGGCAAATCAGTGCACTAGGAGAGGATGGCGATCGATTCAAAGAGCTTGAGATTACTAGCAGAATCGCAGAAGAGACAGCTCCTAAAATCAAACAATCTGGATTTAATGGTATTATTGTGACGATCACAAATCCCTGTGATGTGATTGCAGCTTATATGCAAAAGCTAACAGGTTTTGATACAAATCAAGTATTTGGAACAGGTACAATGCTTGACACAGCACGTATGCAACAAGCTGTAAGCCGTAATGTATCGATCGACAGTCGGAATGTGGGTGGCTATGTTTATGGTGAACATGGAGATTCTCAATTTGTAGCTTGGTCGACTGTGACGATTGGAGATCGTCCCCTATTGACTTGGAATAGTGAACTTGATTTAAACCAATTGGATGAAGCAGTTCGTGCGGGTGGCTGGAATGCTTTTGCTGGAAAAGGTTACACAAGCTATGGGATTGCAACCTGTGGTGCTCGACTGATCCGAATGATTTTGAATGACGCCAAAACAATCGTATCCGTTTCAGCGTATGATGATCAAATGGATAGTTATTATGGGCAACCTGTAGTGATCGGGAAAAATGGGATAGAATCGTTCATCTCATGTCCACTAACTGAAAAGGAGCAAAATAGCTTAAAAGAATCAGTTCAAATTATTAAAAATGGACTAGCGAATTTACCATTTAAGCAGTAA
- the metF gene encoding methylenetetrahydrofolate reductase [NAD(P)H] encodes MRTDTLFKEKTVFSYEIFPPRRTAPIDTIYHTLDRLKGQQPDFISVTLGAGGTAANLSTADIAQKIQDEQFLPSVAHLPAVNFSKDEIVVILEELKQKKVENILALRGDLLPDREPKKDFCYANDLVSFIQEQGDFNIIGACYPETHGDSENSVTDIRNLKRKVDAGTNQLITQLFFDNNYFYTFKEKCDIAAIEVPIQAGIMPVVNKKQIERMVKMSNVTLPTKFLKMMERYEHNPEAIRDAGIAYAINQIVDLVTQGTDGIHLYTMNNPYVAQKIREATRSLFDA; translated from the coding sequence ATGAGAACAGATACCTTGTTTAAAGAAAAGACCGTTTTTTCCTATGAGATTTTTCCGCCTAGACGAACAGCGCCGATCGATACGATTTATCATACGTTAGATCGTTTGAAAGGACAACAGCCTGATTTTATCAGCGTTACTTTAGGAGCTGGTGGCACAGCTGCCAATTTAAGCACTGCAGATATTGCGCAGAAAATTCAAGATGAGCAATTTTTGCCAAGCGTGGCACATTTACCAGCTGTAAATTTTTCAAAAGATGAGATCGTGGTTATTTTAGAAGAATTGAAACAAAAAAAGGTAGAAAACATTTTGGCTTTAAGAGGAGATCTTTTACCGGATAGAGAACCCAAAAAAGATTTTTGTTATGCAAATGACTTGGTTTCATTTATCCAAGAACAAGGGGACTTTAATATTATAGGGGCTTGTTACCCTGAAACACATGGAGACTCAGAAAATTCAGTCACAGATATTAGAAATCTAAAACGAAAAGTTGATGCTGGGACCAATCAATTGATTACGCAGCTGTTTTTTGATAATAACTATTTTTACACGTTCAAAGAAAAGTGTGATATTGCTGCTATCGAAGTACCTATTCAGGCTGGAATTATGCCTGTAGTCAATAAAAAGCAAATCGAGCGAATGGTAAAAATGTCCAATGTGACATTGCCAACGAAGTTTTTGAAAATGATGGAACGCTATGAGCATAATCCAGAAGCCATCCGTGATGCAGGAATTGCTTATGCAATCAATCAAATTGTTGATTTAGTGACACAAGGAACCGATGGAATCCATCTGTATACGATGAATAATCCCTATGTGGCACAAAAAATTAGAGAGGCGACACGTAGCTTATTTGATGCATAG